The nucleotide window GCCAGCTCCATATTCGGGAAATGGTATTTACGGGCAGAGACCTTAAGGCGAGTAGTAGCCTGAGTCAAGCGGACTAATTTTATCCACACTTTACTGGACTCTGCGCCTAACTCAATGTAGCCAGTATTCGTATCCTCTTGCTGAATTAAACCACGGGCTCTGGCGACATTTAAAGCTGAATCCCAAAGCGCCTCGTAATTCTTATCCGTATCT belongs to Candidatus Omnitrophota bacterium and includes:
- a CDS encoding DUF3568 family protein, giving the protein MRGSFLFVLFSYLLISICGCAPLIIGAAAGGLGAYAVSRDTVQGDTDKNYEALWDSALNVARARGLIQQEDTNTGYIELGAESSKVWIKLVRLTQATTRLKVSARKYHFPNMELAQDIFVKIMTGVK